The Fictibacillus arsenicus genome contains a region encoding:
- a CDS encoding DUF2521 family protein, with protein sequence MAIVLNNFREKQRYKKENFERKVLRDLSLANIKKEFQRLFQPFFQYSLLYQNDIEDACIDMAIDSYLLGAGYSRFAYHGETLEKIKDRSYEKQKAIADGLFEYWQFWCWGTEMMMESLHLCCEAFVHVWWMEGYRNGEKRYRMKLQ encoded by the coding sequence ATGGCTATCGTTTTAAACAACTTCAGAGAAAAACAGCGCTATAAAAAAGAAAATTTCGAGCGGAAAGTACTTCGCGACTTATCACTTGCTAACATAAAAAAGGAATTTCAGCGGTTGTTCCAGCCGTTTTTCCAATACTCGCTTCTGTATCAAAATGATATTGAGGACGCATGCATTGATATGGCTATCGACTCATATCTGCTAGGCGCGGGTTACAGCCGTTTCGCTTACCACGGTGAAACACTGGAAAAAATTAAAGATCGTTCATATGAAAAACAAAAAGCAATCGCAGACGGCCTTTTTGAATATTGGCAGTTCTGGTGCTGGGGTACAGAGATGATGATGGAATCACTGCATCTCTGCTGTGAAGCTTTTGTCCATGTATGGTGGATGGAAGGGTATAGAAACGGTGAAAAACGCTACAGGATGAAACTGCAATAA
- the cwlD gene encoding N-acetylmuramoyl-L-alanine amidase CwlD → MKKWVKGATFALGCAVLIFIFTYRILDNDSWRAWNLPLSGKVIVIDPGHGGADGGAIGDGEVLEKEIALNISVMLRDYLQEAGALVIMTRETDKDLAEKGTRKLRHRKWEDLKERKRIINENHADLFISIHLNSLPSSRWRGAQVFYHPGREEGEAVSLFIQDEIKRNLENTNRFAKSIEGLYLLRSAEVPGALVEVGFLSNPTERELLKTKSYQQKVAASIYQGMLRYYTNETPPKTPYD, encoded by the coding sequence ATGAAGAAGTGGGTGAAGGGAGCCACATTTGCATTAGGGTGCGCAGTCCTTATCTTTATTTTCACCTATCGTATATTAGATAATGATTCATGGCGTGCATGGAACTTGCCGCTATCCGGGAAAGTTATCGTTATCGATCCCGGTCATGGCGGTGCAGATGGCGGTGCCATTGGTGATGGTGAAGTGCTGGAAAAAGAAATCGCCTTAAACATCTCAGTTATGCTGCGAGATTATTTGCAGGAAGCGGGAGCGCTTGTTATCATGACCCGTGAAACAGACAAAGACTTGGCTGAAAAAGGAACAAGAAAACTTAGGCATCGGAAATGGGAAGATTTAAAAGAACGTAAAAGAATCATTAACGAAAATCATGCGGACTTATTTATCAGTATTCATTTAAATTCATTGCCTTCCTCCAGATGGAGAGGCGCTCAAGTTTTTTACCATCCTGGAAGAGAAGAGGGTGAAGCGGTATCGCTATTTATTCAAGATGAAATAAAGCGGAATCTTGAAAATACTAACCGATTCGCAAAATCAATTGAAGGGCTATACCTGCTCCGGTCAGCTGAAGTTCCAGGGGCACTAGTTGAAGTAGGATTCTTATCTAATCCAACAGAACGCGAATTGCTAAAGACGAAGTCGTACCAGCAAAAAGTGGCTGCTTCTATTTATCAAGGAATGCTCAGGTACTATACCAATGAAACACCTCCTAAAACTCCTTATGATTAA
- a CDS encoding Mrp/NBP35 family ATP-binding protein encodes MLTEEKVIELLSSIQDPYLHKSMVDSGSIRELKIKEGYVGLKIGLAHTGTPEQMQLQQQIVQVLKNAGVESVGLRFEKRDDVQTDSQPQQQQQTGATTLLSENSKTEFIAIASGKGGVGKSTVSVNLAVALARLGKKVGLIDADIYGFSVPDMMGITERPKVKGDRIFPVERFGVKVISMAFFVEDNAPVIWRGPMLGKMLMNFFSEVEWGDLDYVLLDLPPGTGDVALDVHKMLPKCKEVIVTTPHATAAFVAARAGTMAIKTNHEVLGIVENMAYFQSESTGEKEYVFGKDGGKRLAEELNVPLLGQIPLGQPEIKEDDFAPSVYEQTHPIGEHYINMAKTIIEKTK; translated from the coding sequence GTGCTTACAGAAGAAAAAGTAATCGAGCTGTTAAGTTCTATTCAAGACCCTTATTTACATAAAAGCATGGTGGACTCCGGGAGTATTCGTGAGCTTAAAATAAAAGAAGGCTATGTTGGTTTAAAGATCGGCCTTGCGCATACAGGAACACCAGAACAAATGCAGCTGCAGCAGCAGATCGTACAAGTTCTTAAGAACGCTGGCGTCGAGTCAGTCGGTTTGCGCTTTGAAAAAAGAGATGATGTTCAGACAGATAGCCAGCCACAACAACAGCAGCAGACTGGAGCTACAACACTTCTGTCCGAAAACAGCAAGACTGAATTTATTGCGATCGCAAGCGGTAAAGGCGGAGTAGGGAAGTCAACGGTTTCCGTCAACTTAGCGGTAGCTCTTGCGAGATTAGGAAAAAAAGTCGGATTGATCGACGCAGACATTTATGGTTTCAGTGTACCGGATATGATGGGAATCACTGAGCGTCCTAAAGTAAAAGGTGATCGAATTTTCCCTGTTGAGCGTTTTGGAGTAAAAGTCATTTCCATGGCATTCTTTGTAGAAGATAACGCACCCGTTATCTGGCGCGGACCGATGCTTGGTAAAATGCTTATGAATTTCTTTAGCGAAGTAGAATGGGGAGATCTCGATTATGTTCTTCTCGACCTTCCTCCTGGAACAGGGGATGTTGCATTAGACGTTCATAAGATGCTTCCAAAATGTAAAGAAGTAATCGTAACAACACCTCATGCGACTGCAGCGTTTGTTGCAGCAAGAGCTGGAACGATGGCGATTAAGACGAATCATGAAGTTCTTGGGATTGTAGAAAACATGGCTTATTTCCAAAGCGAGTCCACTGGCGAAAAAGAGTATGTTTTTGGCAAAGATGGAGGAAAGCGATTAGCGGAAGAATTAAACGTTCCTTTGCTTGGGCAGATTCCATTAGGTCAGCCTGAAATAAAAGAAGATGATTTTGCGCCAAGTGTGTATGAGCAGACTCATCCAATCGGTGAGCATTATATCAATATGGCAAAGACCATAATTGAAAAAACA